One genomic window of Fibrobacter sp. UWT2 includes the following:
- a CDS encoding DUF4423 domain-containing protein, whose translation MVTFSDISDYRDFLKEYYDRRKAEMPFYSYRMMGDKLGLDSSYLYRVLQKKQHLPAHALPAAKEILDLSGREAEYFDLLFSAAVTKDKSKREELMAKALDLRDVDRHSLQAAELKLLQNWWIPAVRAYLELNGGVVNVKQISRDLCPPITEAQAQEAIDTLLEVGLVKKMASGKLAVTDAHLTAGGPEKKLAVRHFQKEVLSLASDALDNIPVDERNISTLTLSVDQSCFDDLGDMLREFRRLVQKRVDSAKNPDRVMQLSMAFYPIARKGGVRTVDSVEGDKRESK comes from the coding sequence ATGGTTACGTTTTCTGACATATCGGATTACCGCGACTTCTTGAAGGAGTACTACGACCGTAGAAAGGCCGAAATGCCGTTCTACTCGTACCGTATGATGGGGGACAAGCTGGGGCTGGATTCCAGCTACCTTTATCGCGTGTTGCAGAAAAAGCAGCACCTTCCGGCTCATGCACTCCCGGCCGCGAAAGAAATCCTGGATCTGTCCGGCCGTGAGGCCGAGTACTTTGACCTGCTCTTCTCCGCAGCAGTAACCAAGGACAAGAGCAAACGCGAAGAATTGATGGCGAAAGCCCTCGATCTTCGGGATGTGGACCGCCACAGCCTGCAGGCAGCCGAACTCAAGCTGCTCCAGAACTGGTGGATTCCGGCCGTGCGCGCCTACCTCGAACTGAACGGTGGCGTGGTTAACGTAAAGCAGATTTCTAGAGACCTGTGCCCCCCGATTACCGAGGCCCAGGCTCAGGAAGCTATCGATACTTTGCTAGAGGTTGGTTTGGTAAAGAAGATGGCTTCTGGTAAATTGGCGGTTACAGACGCCCATTTGACGGCTGGTGGCCCCGAAAAGAAACTTGCCGTGCGCCATTTCCAGAAAGAAGTCCTCTCTTTGGCTAGCGATGCGCTCGACAACATTCCTGTTGACGAAAGAAATATTTCTACTCTTACATTGTCCGTGGACCAGTCCTGCTTCGATGACTTGGGTGATATGCTTAGGGAATTTAGGCGCTTGGTCCAAAAGAGGGTGGACAGTGCCAAGAACCCCGATCGAGTAATGCAGCTTTCGATGGCTTTTTATCCGATTGCGCGTAAGGGCGGTGTCCGTACCGTTGATTCTGTGGAGGGCGACAAAAGGGAGTCCAAATGA